One Denticeps clupeoides unplaced genomic scaffold, fDenClu1.1, whole genome shotgun sequence DNA window includes the following coding sequences:
- the LOC114775378 gene encoding homeobox protein SIX1-like: MTMAMRFSAEQVACVCEVLLQGGHIDRLTGFLNSLPSSTSLYSEAIQNQESVLKARAAVAFHRGAFSELYVLLEGFSFSPRSHPLLQQLWLRAHYLEAERQRGRPLGAVGKYRVRRKFPLPRTIWDGEETSYCFKEKSRSVLREWYCHKPYPSPREKRDLAAATGLTATQVSNWFKNRRQRDRAAHCRSGEQVSGPQQFLCSGRTSGGPFQSSDDDFSPPGSPGALFPCSHHPSPPPRLSHMGHSHF, from the exons ATGACCATGGCCATGAGATTCTCAGCTGAGCAGgtggcgtgtgtgtgcgagGTGCTTCTGCAGGGCGGCCACATCGATCGCTTGACGGGCTTCCTGAACTCCTTGCCTTCCAGCACCTCCCTGTACTCGGAGGCTATTCAGAACCAGGAGAGCGTGCTTAAGGCCCGAGCGGCTGTGGCCTTCCACCGGGGCGCCTTCTCAGAGCTGTACGTGCTGCTGGAGGGCTTCAGCTTTTCCCCACGCAGCCACCCTTTACTGCAGCAGCTGTGGCTCCGTGCTCACTACCTGGAGGCTGAGCGGCAGAGGGGACGACCCCTGGGCGCTGTCGGCAAATACCGTGTCCGCCGCAAGTTCCCTTTGCCACGCACCATCTGGGATGGAGAAGAGACCAGCTACTGCTTCAAG GAGAAGTCCAGAAGCGTGCTGAGGGAGTGGTACTGCCATAAGCCGTACCCGTCCCCTAGAGAGAAGAGGGATCTGGCAGCCGCCACAGGCCTCACTGCCACGCAGGTCAGCAACTGGTTCAAGAACCGCCGGCAGAGAGACAGGGCGGCGCACTGCCGCAGTGG GGAACAAGTCTCTGGGCCTCAGCAATTCCTGTGTTCAGGCAGGACATCTGGAGGCCCATTCCAGAGCTCGGATGATGACTTTTCACCCCCTGGGAGCCCCGGCGCACTGTTTCCTTGCTCTCATCACCCATCGCCGCCACCACGCCTGAGCCACATGGGACACAGCCACTTCTAG